A genomic segment from Streptomyces sp. NBC_00237 encodes:
- a CDS encoding MarC family protein, with translation MLDFAVFGSLFLTLFVIMDPPGITPIFLGLTSGRPAKVQRRMAWQAVAVAFGVITVFGIIGQQILDYLHISIPALMIAGGLLLLLIALDLLTGKNEEPTQTKDVNIALVPLGMPLLAGPGAIVSVILAVQHNSTVTGQISVWAAIIAMHLVLWLAMRFSLVIIRVIKEGGVVLVTRLAGMMLSALAVQQIINGVTQVIRGG, from the coding sequence GTGCTCGACTTCGCCGTCTTCGGCTCCCTGTTCCTCACGCTCTTCGTGATCATGGACCCCCCGGGAATCACCCCGATCTTCCTCGGGCTGACCTCCGGCCGCCCCGCCAAGGTGCAGCGCCGGATGGCCTGGCAGGCCGTCGCCGTCGCCTTCGGCGTGATCACCGTCTTCGGGATCATCGGCCAGCAGATCCTGGACTACCTGCACATCTCCATCCCCGCGCTGATGATCGCGGGCGGACTGCTCCTGCTGCTCATCGCGCTCGACCTGCTCACCGGCAAGAACGAGGAGCCCACCCAGACCAAGGACGTCAACATCGCCCTCGTGCCGCTGGGCATGCCGCTGCTCGCCGGGCCCGGCGCGATCGTCTCGGTCATCCTCGCCGTGCAGCACAACAGCACCGTCACCGGTCAGATCTCGGTCTGGGCGGCCATCATCGCGATGCACCTGGTGCTGTGGCTGGCGATGCGCTTCTCGCTGGTGATCATCCGCGTGATCAAGGAGGGCGGTGTGGTGCTCGTGACCCGGCTCGCGGGCATGATGCTCTCCGCGCTGGCCGTGCAGCAGATCATCAACGGCGTCACGCAGGTCATCCGGGGCGGCTGA
- a CDS encoding PHP domain-containing protein, with protein MRIDLHTHSTASDGTDTPAELVRNAALAGLDVVALTDHDSVRGHAEAVAHLPEGLTLVTGAEISCRLDGTGMHLLAYLFDPEEPEFARERELVRDDRVPRARGMVAKLQGLGVPITWEQVARIAGDASLGRPHIAEALVELGVVEDVSAAFTSHWLANDGRAYVDKHELDPFTAIRLVKAAGGVTVFAHPGAAKRGDTVPLTSIAELAAAGLDGIEVDHMDHDESDRARLRAFAAEHDLLVTGSSDYHGSRKTVRLGDYTTHPDVYGEITRRATGAFPVPGAGGRPRA; from the coding sequence GTGCGCATCGACCTGCACACCCACTCCACGGCATCCGACGGCACGGACACCCCCGCCGAACTCGTCCGCAACGCGGCGCTCGCGGGGCTCGACGTCGTCGCCCTCACCGACCACGACTCGGTACGCGGCCACGCGGAGGCCGTCGCGCACCTCCCCGAGGGTCTGACCCTCGTCACCGGCGCCGAGATCTCCTGCCGCCTCGACGGCACCGGCATGCACCTGCTGGCCTACCTCTTCGACCCCGAGGAGCCCGAGTTCGCCCGCGAACGCGAGCTCGTGCGCGACGACCGGGTGCCGCGCGCCCGGGGCATGGTCGCCAAGCTCCAGGGGCTGGGCGTCCCGATCACCTGGGAGCAGGTCGCCCGCATCGCAGGCGACGCCTCCCTCGGCCGCCCGCACATCGCCGAGGCGCTCGTCGAGCTGGGCGTGGTCGAGGACGTCTCCGCCGCCTTCACCTCCCACTGGCTGGCCAACGACGGCCGGGCCTACGTCGACAAGCACGAGCTCGACCCCTTCACCGCCATCCGCCTGGTCAAGGCGGCGGGCGGCGTCACCGTCTTCGCGCACCCCGGCGCCGCCAAGCGCGGCGACACGGTGCCGCTGACCTCGATCGCCGAGCTGGCCGCCGCCGGTCTCGACGGCATCGAGGTCGACCACATGGACCACGACGAGTCCGACCGGGCCCGCCTGCGTGCGTTCGCCGCCGAGCACGACCTCCTGGTCACCGGCTCCAGCGACTACCACGGCTCCCGCAAGACCGTCCGGCTCGGGGACTACACCACCCACCCCGACGTCTACGGCGAGATCACCCGCCGTGCGACCGGCGCCTTCCCGGTGCCGGGCGCGGGCGGACGCCCGCGCGCGTAG
- a CDS encoding DUF6758 family protein, with protein sequence MRGEPSCPKCGGRVRAPGLFADTWQCSAHGVVHPLQPVLPPSVEALSVAVSRAEVPVWMPWPLPVGWLFSGIAYAGDDRSGGRATAVACSGPGPLGGFGELLLVAEELGVGLGARYAGIDGPDPGAHIAMEKPPQTKVLAAGRPTPLWHVTGTPADRAVFAGEARGLWLWAIVWPEQSGLLMYDELVLTDLRDAGAEVELLPCGALSPRILS encoded by the coding sequence ATGAGGGGCGAACCCAGTTGCCCGAAGTGCGGAGGCCGGGTCAGGGCGCCCGGTCTCTTCGCCGACACCTGGCAGTGTTCCGCGCACGGGGTGGTGCATCCGCTCCAGCCGGTGCTGCCGCCCAGCGTCGAAGCGCTCTCCGTCGCGGTCAGCCGCGCGGAGGTGCCCGTCTGGATGCCGTGGCCCCTGCCGGTCGGCTGGCTCTTCAGCGGGATCGCGTACGCGGGCGACGACCGCAGCGGCGGACGGGCGACGGCGGTGGCCTGCTCGGGCCCCGGGCCGCTCGGCGGATTCGGCGAACTCCTGCTGGTGGCCGAGGAACTGGGCGTCGGCCTCGGGGCGAGATACGCGGGCATCGACGGCCCGGACCCCGGCGCGCACATCGCCATGGAGAAGCCTCCGCAGACCAAGGTCCTCGCCGCCGGACGCCCCACCCCGCTCTGGCACGTCACCGGCACGCCCGCCGACCGTGCGGTCTTCGCGGGCGAGGCGCGCGGACTGTGGCTGTGGGCGATCGTCTGGCCGGAGCAGTCCGGGCTGCTGATGTACGACGAACTGGTGCTGACCGATCTGCGGGATGCCGGGGCCGAGGTGGAGCTGCTGCCGTGCGGGGCGCTGTCGCCGAGGATCCTGTCGTAA
- a CDS encoding MFS transporter, whose product MQQGEGEGEAPEAAPSDSFAEGAGNILRQPKAVWATAGASVVAFMGIGLVDPILPSIAEGLSASPSQVSLLFTSYFLITAVAMLVTGFVSSRIGGRKTLLAGLALVVVFAALSGTSGSVGELVGFRAGWGLGNALFVSTSLAVIVGAAAGGSAAAILLYESALGLGMACGPLLGAALGNASWRYPFFGTAALMAVGFLCITAFLKEQPKPAKKTSLLDPVKALGHGGLASVAASAFFYNYAFFTVLAFTPFVLDMTPYTSGAVFFAWGLLLAVFSVLVAPRMQKRFGSLKVLGGSLLLLAVDLLVLGYGNHTMAVVCTIVSGAFIGVNNTVYTELALGVSDAPRPVASAGYNFVRWFAAAAAPFLAPKIEEWSDIHIPFVVASVTAVLGAVVVLVRRKALTHEAEELRPVHATEDGVTVFAN is encoded by the coding sequence ATGCAGCAGGGTGAGGGCGAGGGAGAAGCCCCCGAAGCCGCCCCCAGCGACTCATTCGCCGAAGGCGCGGGCAACATCCTGCGCCAGCCGAAGGCGGTCTGGGCGACGGCCGGAGCGTCCGTCGTCGCCTTCATGGGCATCGGGCTCGTCGACCCGATCCTCCCGTCCATAGCCGAGGGCCTGAGCGCGTCCCCCAGCCAGGTGTCGCTGCTCTTCACCTCGTACTTCCTGATCACCGCCGTCGCGATGCTGGTCACCGGCTTCGTCTCCAGCCGGATCGGCGGCCGGAAGACCTTGCTCGCCGGACTCGCCCTGGTCGTCGTCTTCGCCGCGCTCTCCGGCACCTCGGGATCGGTCGGCGAGCTGGTCGGCTTCCGCGCCGGGTGGGGCCTGGGCAACGCGCTCTTCGTGTCGACGTCGCTCGCCGTGATCGTCGGAGCCGCGGCCGGCGGCAGCGCCGCCGCGATCCTGCTGTACGAATCGGCGCTGGGCCTGGGCATGGCGTGCGGCCCGCTGCTCGGCGCGGCCCTCGGCAACGCGAGCTGGCGCTACCCGTTCTTCGGCACCGCCGCCCTGATGGCCGTCGGCTTCCTCTGCATCACCGCGTTCCTGAAGGAGCAGCCGAAGCCCGCGAAGAAGACCTCGTTGCTGGACCCGGTCAAGGCGCTGGGCCACGGCGGTCTGGCCTCCGTCGCCGCTTCGGCCTTCTTCTACAACTACGCGTTCTTCACCGTGCTGGCCTTCACCCCGTTCGTGCTGGACATGACGCCGTACACGTCGGGTGCGGTCTTCTTCGCCTGGGGCCTGCTGCTCGCGGTCTTCTCGGTGCTGGTCGCCCCCCGGATGCAGAAGCGGTTCGGCTCCCTGAAGGTGCTGGGCGGCTCGTTGCTCCTGCTCGCCGTCGACCTGCTGGTCCTGGGCTACGGCAACCACACCATGGCCGTCGTCTGCACGATCGTCTCCGGCGCGTTCATCGGCGTGAACAACACCGTCTACACGGAGCTGGCGCTCGGCGTCTCGGACGCTCCCCGGCCGGTGGCCAGCGCGGGCTACAACTTCGTCCGCTGGTTCGCCGCGGCTGCCGCCCCCTTCCTCGCCCCGAAGATCGAGGAGTGGAGCGACATCCACATCCCGTTCGTCGTCGCCTCCGTCACGGCGGTGCTCGGCGCGGTCGTCGTCCTGGTCCGCCGCAAGGCCCTCACCCACGAGGCCGAGGAACTCCGGCCGGTGCACGCCACCGAGGACGGCGTGACGGTCTTCGCCAACTGA
- a CDS encoding peptidoglycan-binding protein — MKKLFTALAAATLALGLGIGTAEATAPAAAPQAAAYNCGWYYGTELTVRGHSGDRVREVQCLLEHWGFNVGPTGVDGKFGTNTEGAVRQFQGWYGGLAVDGKVGVNTWAALRS, encoded by the coding sequence ATGAAGAAGCTGTTCACCGCCCTGGCCGCGGCCACCCTGGCCCTCGGGCTCGGCATCGGCACCGCGGAGGCCACCGCACCCGCCGCGGCGCCACAGGCCGCCGCCTACAACTGCGGCTGGTACTACGGCACCGAACTCACCGTCCGAGGCCACTCCGGCGACCGGGTCCGCGAGGTGCAGTGCCTGCTGGAGCACTGGGGCTTCAACGTCGGCCCGACGGGGGTGGACGGAAAGTTCGGCACGAACACCGAGGGAGCCGTGCGCCAGTTCCAGGGCTGGTACGGCGGGCTGGCCGTCGACGGCAAGGTGGGGGTGAACACCTGGGCGGCGCTGCGGAGTTAG
- a CDS encoding suppressor of fused domain protein, translating into MGDVLALVEARLRTALGEPDARAAVTFLGTDRIEVLRFLDGDIVRYATLGMSAAPMTDPTAALADPVKGPRAELVLSVRAGLADTDKALRPLAVLAASPQVEGLVVAPGASLEVGEPLWPAAPFQSVLVAEGGGLVEDLELDGPMDPVRFLPLLPMTPNEAAWKRVKGAQELQERWLSYGTDLRDPLRAGVTLD; encoded by the coding sequence ATGGGAGATGTTCTTGCGCTGGTAGAAGCCCGACTGCGGACCGCCTTGGGCGAACCGGACGCGCGCGCCGCCGTCACGTTCCTCGGTACGGACCGGATCGAGGTCCTGCGTTTCCTGGACGGCGACATCGTCCGGTACGCCACCCTCGGCATGTCCGCGGCCCCGATGACCGACCCCACCGCCGCCCTCGCCGACCCGGTGAAGGGCCCGCGCGCGGAGCTGGTCCTGTCGGTGCGGGCCGGGCTCGCGGACACCGACAAGGCGCTCCGCCCGCTCGCCGTACTGGCGGCTTCACCGCAGGTGGAGGGCCTGGTCGTGGCACCGGGTGCGTCCCTTGAGGTGGGCGAACCGCTGTGGCCCGCCGCGCCCTTCCAGTCCGTACTCGTGGCGGAGGGCGGCGGTCTCGTGGAGGACCTGGAGCTGGACGGCCCGATGGACCCGGTCCGCTTCCTGCCGCTCCTGCCGATGACGCCGAACGAGGCCGCCTGGAAGCGCGTGAAGGGCGCGCAGGAACTCCAGGAGCGCTGGCTCTCGTACGGCACCGACCTGCGCGATCCGCTGCGCGCGGGCGTCACTCTGGACTGA
- a CDS encoding magnesium and cobalt transport protein CorA — MSMIRDLRAVVRPSLRKSPTVYANYDATRDHSASSAVVDCAVYRDGRRTKECATPHEAMIRVRESGGFAWIGLHEPTEAEFAGIAAEFGLHPLAVEDAVHAHQRPKLERYDDTLFTVFKTIHYVEHTELTATSQVVETGEVMCFTGRDFVITVRHGGQGSLRALRHRLQDDPELLAKGPSAVLHSIADHVVDGYIAVASAVQDDIDEVEIDVFSAPAKGSSRGADAGRIYQLKREVLEFKRAVAPLLRPMQQLSERPMRLVDPDIQKYFRDVADHLARVHEQVVGFDELLNSILQANLAQATVAQNEDMRKITSWAAIVAVPTMICGVYGMNFDHMPELHWKYGYAMVLGGIAVVCLGIHRALKRNGWL, encoded by the coding sequence ATGTCGATGATCCGTGACCTGCGCGCAGTGGTACGCCCGTCCCTGCGCAAGAGCCCCACCGTCTACGCCAACTACGACGCCACCCGCGACCACTCCGCGAGCAGTGCCGTCGTCGACTGCGCCGTCTACCGCGACGGCCGCCGCACGAAGGAGTGCGCGACCCCGCACGAGGCGATGATCCGCGTACGGGAGTCCGGCGGTTTCGCCTGGATCGGCCTGCACGAGCCGACCGAGGCGGAGTTCGCGGGCATCGCGGCCGAGTTCGGGCTGCACCCGCTGGCGGTCGAGGACGCGGTGCACGCGCACCAGCGGCCGAAGCTGGAGCGGTACGACGACACCCTCTTCACCGTCTTCAAGACCATTCACTACGTGGAGCACACCGAACTGACCGCGACCAGCCAGGTCGTGGAGACCGGCGAGGTGATGTGCTTCACCGGCCGGGACTTCGTGATCACCGTCCGGCACGGGGGCCAGGGCTCGCTGCGGGCGCTGCGGCACCGGCTCCAGGACGATCCGGAGCTGCTGGCGAAGGGGCCTTCGGCAGTTCTGCACTCGATCGCGGACCACGTCGTCGACGGGTACATCGCGGTCGCCTCGGCCGTCCAGGACGACATCGACGAGGTGGAGATCGACGTGTTCTCGGCCCCGGCGAAGGGGAGTTCGCGAGGGGCGGACGCGGGGCGGATCTACCAGCTGAAGCGCGAGGTGCTGGAGTTCAAGCGGGCCGTCGCTCCGCTCCTGCGCCCCATGCAGCAGCTCAGCGAGCGGCCGATGCGGTTGGTCGACCCCGACATCCAGAAGTACTTCCGCGACGTGGCGGACCACCTGGCGCGAGTGCACGAGCAGGTGGTGGGGTTCGACGAGCTGCTGAACTCGATCCTCCAGGCGAACCTGGCGCAGGCGACGGTGGCACAGAACGAGGACATGCGGAAGATCACGTCGTGGGCGGCGATCGTGGCCGTGCCGACGATGATCTGCGGTGTGTACGGCATGAACTTCGACCACATGCCGGAGCTGCACTGGAAGTACGGGTACGCGATGGTGCTCGGGGGGATCGCGGTGGTGTGTCTGGGGATTCACCGGGCGCTGAAGCGGAACGGGTGGCTGTAG
- a CDS encoding CBS domain-containing protein: MAAGAPRVFVSHLAGVPVFDPNGDQVGRVRDLVAMLRVGRRPPRLLGLVVEVVSRRRIFLPMTRVTGVESGQVITTGVVNMRRFEQRPTERLVLGELLDRRVRLVEGDEEVTVLDVAIAQLPARRDWEIDKVFVRKGKIGALRRKGETLTVEWSAVTGFSLEEHGQGAESLIAAYEQLRPTDLANALHHLTPKRRAEVASALDDDRLADVLEELPEDDSIEILGKLKEERAADVLEAMDPDDAADLLSELPEEDKERLLTLMQPDDAADVRRLLSYEERTAGGLMTTEPIVLRPDATVADALARVRQQDLSPALAAQVYVCRPPDETPTGKYLGTVHFQRLLREPPGTLVSSVVESDLPPLSPDTSLPAVTSYLAAYNMVAAPVVDEGGSLLGAVTVDDVLDHLLPDDWRETEFNPGGVVGGH; encoded by the coding sequence ATGGCAGCAGGGGCACCCCGCGTCTTCGTCTCGCACCTGGCCGGAGTGCCGGTCTTCGACCCGAACGGCGACCAGGTGGGACGGGTGCGCGACCTGGTGGCGATGCTGCGGGTGGGGCGCAGGCCCCCTCGGCTGCTGGGGCTGGTCGTGGAGGTCGTCAGCCGACGCCGCATCTTCCTGCCGATGACCCGGGTGACGGGCGTGGAGTCCGGCCAGGTCATCACGACCGGCGTCGTGAACATGCGGCGCTTCGAGCAGCGCCCCACCGAGCGGCTCGTCCTGGGCGAACTGCTCGACCGGCGGGTGCGGCTGGTGGAGGGCGACGAGGAGGTCACCGTCCTCGACGTGGCCATCGCGCAGCTCCCGGCCCGCCGCGACTGGGAGATCGACAAGGTCTTCGTACGCAAGGGGAAGATCGGGGCGCTGCGGAGGAAGGGCGAGACGTTGACCGTCGAGTGGTCGGCGGTCACCGGGTTCTCGCTGGAGGAGCACGGGCAGGGCGCCGAGAGCCTGATCGCCGCGTACGAGCAGCTCCGGCCCACCGACCTCGCCAACGCCCTGCACCACCTCACCCCCAAGCGCCGTGCCGAGGTCGCCTCGGCCCTGGACGACGACCGGCTGGCCGACGTACTCGAAGAGCTGCCGGAGGACGACTCGATCGAGATCCTCGGCAAGCTGAAGGAGGAGCGGGCCGCCGACGTCCTGGAGGCGATGGACCCGGACGACGCGGCCGACCTGCTCTCCGAGCTGCCCGAGGAGGACAAGGAGCGGCTGCTGACGCTGATGCAGCCGGACGACGCGGCCGATGTGCGCAGGCTGCTGTCGTACGAGGAGCGGACGGCGGGCGGTCTGATGACGACCGAGCCGATCGTGCTGCGGCCCGACGCGACGGTGGCCGACGCCCTCGCGCGCGTACGGCAGCAGGATCTGTCGCCCGCGCTGGCGGCGCAGGTGTACGTGTGCCGGCCACCGGACGAGACGCCGACGGGCAAGTACCTGGGCACGGTGCACTTCCAGCGGCTGCTGCGGGAGCCGCCCGGGACGCTGGTGTCGTCGGTGGTGGAGTCCGATCTGCCGCCGCTGTCGCCGGACACCTCGCTGCCCGCCGTGACCAGCTATCTCGCCGCGTACAACATGGTGGCCGCGCCCGTCGTCGACGAGGGCGGCTCGCTGCTGGGCGCGGTGACCGTCGATGACGTACTGGACCACCTGCTGCCGGACGACTGGCGGGAGACGGAGTTCAATCCGGGGGGTGTCGTCGGTGGCCACTAA
- a CDS encoding DUF1003 domain-containing protein — MATKPDRPGMPGRPNRTSKQGRPVRTAKQGGEARGGEGKERARSTTGASAVTRASRVRLDQPKAPRTRLLPEWDPEAFGRVSERIARFLGTGRFIVWMTAVIILWVLWNVFAPKDLRFDEFPFIFLTLALSLQASYAAPLILLAQNRQDDRDRVTHEQDRKQNERSIADTEYLTREIAALRMGLGEVATRDWIRSELQDLVKELEDRRTVFPVEPVNRSDEDDR; from the coding sequence GTGGCCACTAAGCCGGACAGGCCGGGCATGCCGGGCAGGCCGAACAGGACGAGCAAGCAGGGCAGGCCGGTCAGGACCGCCAAGCAGGGCGGTGAGGCCCGGGGTGGTGAGGGCAAGGAGCGCGCGCGGTCCACGACGGGCGCGAGCGCGGTGACGCGCGCCTCACGTGTGCGTCTGGATCAGCCGAAAGCGCCCCGTACCCGACTGCTGCCCGAGTGGGATCCGGAGGCTTTCGGACGGGTTTCGGAGAGAATCGCCCGGTTCCTCGGGACGGGGCGGTTCATCGTCTGGATGACCGCGGTGATCATCCTCTGGGTGCTGTGGAACGTCTTCGCACCCAAGGACCTGCGCTTCGACGAGTTCCCCTTCATCTTCCTGACGCTGGCGCTCTCCCTCCAGGCGTCGTACGCGGCTCCGCTGATCCTCCTCGCGCAGAACCGGCAGGACGACCGCGACCGGGTCACGCACGAGCAGGACCGCAAGCAGAACGAGCGTTCCATCGCCGACACCGAATACCTCACACGGGAGATCGCGGCCCTGCGGATGGGCCTCGGCGAGGTCGCGACCCGCGACTGGATCCGCTCCGAACTCCAGGACCTGGTGAAGGAGTTGGAGGACCGGCGGACCGTATTCCCGGTGGAGCCCGTGAACCGGAGTGACGAAGACGACCGTTGA
- a CDS encoding Mrp/NBP35 family ATP-binding protein, producing the protein MVTEDAVREALATVNDPEIHRPITELGMVKSVEIGADGTVAVAVYLTVSGCPMRETITNNVREAVERVEGVTAVTVELDVMSDEQRKELAGALRGGTAEREVPFAQPGSLTRVYAVASGKGGVGKSSVTVNLAAAMAADGLKVGVVDADIYGHSVPRMLGVEGRPTQVENMIMPPSANGVKVISIGMFTPGNAPVVWRGPMLHRALQQFLADVYWGDLDVLLLDLPPGTGDIAISVAQLVPNAEILVVTTPQQAAAEVAERAGSIAVQTHQKIVGVVENMSGMPCPHCDEIVDVFGTGGGERVAEGLTKTTGATVPVLGSIPIDVRLREGGDDGRPVVLTDPESPAGSALRAIAGKLGGRARGLSGMSLGITPRNKF; encoded by the coding sequence ATGGTTACGGAAGACGCGGTGCGCGAAGCACTGGCGACGGTGAACGACCCCGAGATCCACCGACCGATCACTGAGCTCGGCATGGTCAAATCGGTCGAGATCGGTGCGGACGGAACGGTCGCCGTCGCGGTCTATCTGACCGTCTCCGGCTGCCCGATGCGCGAGACCATCACCAACAACGTGCGCGAGGCCGTCGAGCGGGTGGAAGGCGTCACCGCCGTCACCGTCGAGCTCGACGTGATGAGCGACGAGCAGCGCAAGGAGCTGGCGGGCGCGCTGCGCGGCGGCACCGCCGAGCGCGAAGTGCCCTTCGCCCAGCCCGGTTCGCTGACCCGCGTGTACGCGGTGGCCTCCGGCAAGGGCGGCGTCGGCAAGTCCTCGGTGACGGTCAACCTGGCGGCGGCGATGGCGGCCGACGGGCTCAAGGTCGGCGTCGTCGACGCGGACATCTACGGTCACAGCGTGCCCCGCATGCTGGGCGTGGAGGGACGCCCCACCCAGGTCGAGAACATGATCATGCCGCCGTCGGCGAACGGCGTGAAGGTCATCTCCATCGGCATGTTCACCCCGGGCAACGCCCCGGTCGTGTGGCGCGGCCCGATGCTGCACCGCGCGCTCCAGCAGTTCCTCGCGGACGTGTACTGGGGCGACCTGGACGTGCTCCTGCTGGACCTCCCGCCGGGCACGGGCGACATCGCGATCTCCGTCGCGCAGCTCGTCCCGAACGCCGAGATCCTCGTCGTCACCACACCGCAGCAGGCCGCCGCCGAGGTCGCCGAGCGGGCCGGGTCCATCGCCGTACAGACGCACCAGAAGATCGTCGGTGTCGTCGAGAACATGTCGGGCATGCCGTGCCCGCACTGCGACGAGATCGTCGACGTGTTCGGCACCGGCGGCGGCGAGCGCGTCGCCGAGGGGCTCACCAAGACCACCGGCGCGACCGTCCCCGTGCTGGGCTCCATCCCGATCGACGTACGTCTGCGGGAGGGCGGCGACGACGGCCGTCCCGTCGTCCTGACCGACCCCGAGTCGCCCGCCGGGTCCGCGCTGCGGGCCATCGCGGGGAAGCTGGGCGGCCGGGCGCGCGGGCTGTCGGGGATGTCGCTGGGAATCACGCCGCGCAACAAGTTCTGA
- a CDS encoding sec-independent translocase, whose translation MFTDIGGLELLTLAVLAVLIFGPDKLPKLIQDATRFIRKIREFSESAKHDIRSELGPEFKDFEFEDLNPKNFVRKQLAEHGGDDLGLKEIRESFDLRGELQEVTDVVNGKARPTSRTPSDGPEASETPKADLTKKPEAPAPANLRKEARPVFDPDTT comes from the coding sequence GTGTTCACAGACATAGGCGGACTGGAGCTGTTGACGCTCGCGGTGCTCGCCGTGCTCATCTTCGGCCCGGACAAGCTGCCCAAGCTGATCCAGGACGCCACCCGCTTCATCCGCAAGATCCGGGAGTTCTCGGAGAGCGCGAAGCACGACATCCGCAGCGAGCTGGGGCCGGAGTTCAAGGACTTCGAGTTCGAGGACCTCAACCCGAAGAACTTCGTACGCAAGCAGCTGGCGGAGCACGGGGGCGACGATCTCGGGCTGAAGGAGATCCGCGAGAGCTTCGACCTGCGCGGGGAGCTTCAGGAAGTCACGGACGTGGTGAACGGCAAGGCGCGGCCGACGTCGCGGACGCCTTCCGACGGGCCGGAGGCGTCGGAGACGCCCAAGGCGGACCTGACGAAGAAGCCCGAGGCCCCGGCCCCGGCGAACCTCCGCAAGGAGGCACGCCCGGTGTTCGACCCCGACACGACCTGA